In Bradyrhizobium sp. 195, the sequence CTGATCGATCAGGCTTCAGCCCAAAAGCGGCGGACAAATTGAGCGCCAATTGCGGCATTTTGTGATGGGAATGCTGGCGCCGGCTGTTACCCTCTTGGGGCTCTGAGCTTTTCACATCATCGTTCAAACGCGGATCATGACCATGCTTGGAGGCATGGCCATAGCGAGCGCGCTGGCGATCTGGCTGATGGTCTCGCTGAATCGCTCGGGGGGCGCGCGGCGCAGTGAAGACATCGACGAGAATCTCAAGCGCGACGGCCCGCGTCTAGTCGTGGTGCCCTCTGAAGTGCCGCCTAACCGCATTCCACGCTCGAAGCACTGGAAGGAGGAGGACGACGAAAAGGACTCTGATTGCAACCGGCGTCATCCCCCGCCGCAGGAGTGGTGGGTCGTGACCGTCCGATCGACGGGCCGTCGTGTTGATCGTCACCGGAGATGGAGTTCCCGCTCGCCGAGTAGGTGCCGGTCTGCGCGAGGGCATGACAACTACAACGAACAGAACGTTCACCAGTAGCCATATTCCCACAATGAGAAGGAAAGTACGCACGAGAACGACCATCGTTTGATCTGAAATCTGCCGAGCTTACTCCTGCCTCATACCCGGCACACAGCCGGCAACACTGCGTTCGCGGACGGAGCCGCTTCAGCGCAGCCGGCACATTGGTATCCCCCCCGAGGAGCGCTTCGCGAGCGTCCAGGATCGCTCGCAGCCTAACCCGGCGCAACAACCGCGTCTGTGCGCTTTCGGACATTCATGCCCCTTCAGGTATGGTAGTTCTATGCATCATCCGGCGAGAGCCGGACAGGGATGGCTCATCAGAGCGTGGCTAGATATCGCAGCATGATGAGCGGCGAATTTGGTGATCCGCATAGAACCAATATCCAGTTTCGGCAGTTGACTCCCGGGAGATCCGAACAAGCAAACTGATCGTTCGGGCCGAGGATAAGTTTAAAAGCTGAGCCGGCACACATGAAGGACCTCCGACGACGTTTGGAAAAGGTCCGCGCTGACGCCAGAGAGTTTGCGCTGATGAGTCAGCAGACAACGGACATAGAAAAGCGCGATCTGTTTAAGCGCTTGGCGGATGAGCTCGCCTTCGAGGCTCTCGAGCTTGAGCTAATCCTGAAGAAAAATGGGCCACCTGATCCGTGCGACCAGCACGAGGTCGTGGAGTTTAAGCCACCCTCTCAGCGAAAGCGCGGCTGACGCGGAAGAGGTTAAGCCGGCTAGATCGAGCGTGCACAACGGATCTTTGCGCATGGAAGAAGAGACCTGGAAGCGCAGACCCATCGCGAAACACGACCGCGCCCGCAATGCGGCTCGCGCCGACCACTAAAAGCGTCGCACGAGACCCGGTTTGTTCTGCCGAGGAAACTAAGAAGCCCTTGCGGGCAATCTGTTAAGAGTGGTGCCGAGCTGCCTTTATCGACAGTCGCGCAATCCGCTGAGCGCGATGTGCAGTTGGAGCGCCCACCAGTTTCTCATCCCAATCGAGCCGGCCGAGAGCGGCACGTTAGGCAAGAGCGACAGTAGCCGCCCTATATTCGCGTTCAAGCCGGTCGATGTATTCTCGGACCGTCGTGATGGCGCGAACAGTTCCAATGCCTTGGCCGGCGCCCCAGATATCCCGCCAGACCTTTGCATCAGTTGCCACCCGAGCCAAAGTCCATCTTCGAGGGTTCCGATTCCGGAAGATTGTCTGGATCAAACTGCATGTTCAATCGACCCGCGCAAATAATTGCCATGCACGCCTGCGAACCGGTTGGTGTAGACGATATCGTCGGCGCAACCGCCCCCGATGCCTTGCTTATAGGCTACTCTTGCATTCGCTTCGGCCGTGGCAATGAAGGCTGACCCGACATAGGCAATGTCAGCACCAAGCGCTCGCGCAGCCAGAATCGAACCTCCGGTCGCAATCGCACCGGAAAGGGCGATTGGGCCGTCGAACCATTGTCGTGTCTCCTTCACGAAGGCGAATGGCGAGAGCCTTCCTGCATGTCCCCCGCTCCGGTCGCGACCAAGACCAGACCATCTGCGCCTCTTTCGATCGCCTTCCGGGCAAACGCCTGATTGACGGCGTTATGCATCACGACGCGCGAAGCCTTTAAGGCAATGACAACCCGCTCCGCTCTCGGAAAGATGGTCGTGCGGATCGGTTGATGCACGCCGCTGCGCCGGCGCTTGGAGACGCCCTCACCAATATCTCGGATCCGTAGAAGTCAAACGGCACACAACGCCAGGTGACCGTCATGCAGATAGCCCATTGTCGGTACAAAGCCGACGCGTGCGCTGTCAGCGCGCGCTTTTGCCAAGACGTGACGAAGCTCAGTAACGGTCGTGGTTGTCTTCATGTCGGATTGCATCGGGTAGAGCTCGGGGGCGTCCAATTCGCGATTGTGTCAGCAAGCTCTTCTGGCAGCTTATAGGACTCTTGCGCGGCCGGAAATTTGCCGTCGCGAACGTCAGCAGCCCAGCGCGACAGCCCCTCACGCAGCAGCTGAAACCCGTCGACATAGGCTCGAACGAATTTGGGGCGATGACCTTCGGTCAAGCTCAGCACATCGTGCAAGACCAGCACCTGGCCCGAGCAACCGGAACCCGCACCGATACCAATCGTCGGTATTGTCAGCGTCTCCGTGGCTCGTTTCGCGAGCTCGGCTGGAATGCCTTCGAGGACGAGGGCAAAACATCCGGCCTCTTGCAGACGGTGGGCGTCCTCGAGCAGGCGTGAGGCATCGTCAAACTTCCGGCCCTGCACTTTGAAGCCACCCATGACATTCACGCTCTGCGGGGTGAGGCCGAGATGGCCCATAACAGGGATTTCACAATCAACGAGAGCTCGCACCATTTCGATGCGCTTGGCTCCGCCCTCGAGTTTAACCGCATCTGCGCCACGCTGAAGAAAGCCTCCGGCGTTGCGAATTGTCTCCTCGGGACTGAGATGAAAGCTGAGAAATGGCATATCGGCTACGAGCAGAGCTCGGGGCTCTGTGCGCGCCACAGCCTCCAGGTGATG encodes:
- the panB gene encoding 3-methyl-2-oxobutanoate hydroxymethyltransferase; translation: MSHMPEPSLNHTTVPVLQRWKQEARRIVMTTAYDAVTARIADRVVDVILVGDSVGNVCLGFENTLPVSMAMMNHHLEAVARTEPRALLVADMPFLSFHLSPEETIRNAGGFLQRGADAVKLEGGAKRIEMVRALVDCEIPVMGHLGLTPQSVNVMGGFKVQGRKFDDASRLLEDAHRLQEAGCFALVLEGIPAELAKRATETLTIPTIGIGAGSGCSGQVLVLHDVLSLTEGHRPKFVRAYVDGFQLLREGLSRWAADVRDGKFPAAQESYKLPEELADTIANWTPPSSTRCNPT